AGTGGGTACTGCACTGGGCTGAAACACCTTATGGATCATGGGCGCTATTTTTTTTGGCCTTTTGCGAATCCTCTTTTTTCCCTATCCCTCCGGATATACTTCTTATCGCTCTTGCTGTTTCCATTCCAAAAAAATCATTTAAATATGCCTTGATATGTTCCGTGGGATCACTTTTAGGGGGGTGTCTGGGTTATTTGATCGGGTGGCAGTTTATGGCCGGCATCGGGGATAGAATTATTTCTTTTTACGGCCTGGGTCAAAAATTTGAATACATTAAAGAGTTGTATATTGCCTATGATGCATGGGCAATTGGTATTGCAGGATTTACTCCCATCCCTTATAAGGTGTTCACTATTTCCGCCGGTGCTTTTAATATCAATTTTGCGGTATTTGTTGTGGCATCCCTGGTTTCCAGATCTGCCCGCTTTTTTCTTGTCGGAGGGCTTATTTACTTATTCGGGCCAGGGATTCAATCCTTTATTGATAAATACTTCAACATTCTGGTGGTGGTATTTACCATCCTTCTGGTAGCTGGTTTTATCATAATCAAGTACTTTTTTTAAATGAGGGGGCGGGGAGTTTCTCTTCAAAGGTTTTTTGGCGAACCGTTTGCGCTTTAATGATTGTCAGCGGTTTGTCATGCAATCGCCTATTTGCCCGTACAAGTCTTAACAATAATTTCAAGAAACCGGCGTTCGGTCCGCCTCACTGAGGCGGACTGAGATTAGATTTGAACCAGCCCCAGAAAAAAGATTCCCACGATAGCGATGATCGTCTCTGCCTGTATGGACTTAACTTAGAAGATAGGGGGCAGTTGAAGGGGGCTATAATTATTTGTTAAGGCTTGTACGGGCAAATAGGCGATTGCCTGACAAACAGAGCAAAGATTGAGAAACTCCACGGTTTCTCAGTTAACTGCACCTGGAAAACCCGCACGAATGGCAAACCAGGCAGCCTTCTTCATGAGACAATACGCTGCTGCATTCAGGGCAAACGCCCATCATCGGTTTGTTTTTTTCTACAAAATTAGAATCGGTGATATGATTCAGGATCTGGGCAATGGCATCCGGGCAGGACAGCACCTGCTTTCCATTTTGCCATGCGGAATGCGGGCATCGGATGCCGATCAGCTGTTTGACTATGGCATCAACTTTTACTCCTGACCGCAAAGCAAGAGATATCAGCCTTCCTGCAGCTTCAATTTGAGAAGAAGCACATCCCCCGGTCTTTCCCATCTGGGCAAAAACTTCGCACATTCCTTCCTGGTCGGAATTAACAGTCACATACAGCTTTCCGCATCCGGTAGAAATGCGTTCAGTGACCCCGCTGGT
This genomic stretch from Thermodesulfobacteriota bacterium harbors:
- a CDS encoding YqaA family protein; translated protein: MLRRLYEWVLHWAETPYGSWALFFLAFCESSFFPIPPDILLIALAVSIPKKSFKYALICSVGSLLGGCLGYLIGWQFMAGIGDRIISFYGLGQKFEYIKELYIAYDAWAIGIAGFTPIPYKVFTISAGAFNINFAVFVVASLVSRSARFFLVGGLIYLFGPGIQSFIDKYFNILVVVFTILLVAGFIIIKYFF